A genomic window from Glycine max cultivar Williams 82 chromosome 17, Glycine_max_v4.0, whole genome shotgun sequence includes:
- the LOC100803752 gene encoding RING finger protein B isoform X2, with amino-acid sequence MRWEKVEVKAIGTTTEGGGGGGPGKRWGHTCNAVKGGRLVYVFGGYGKDNCQTNQVHVFDTVKQTWSQPALKGSPPTPRDSHTSTAVGDNLFVFGGTDGMNPLKDLHILDTSLQTWVSPTIRGEGPPAREGHSAAVVGKRLFIFGGCGKSADNNNELYYNDLYILNAETFVWKCATTSGTPPSPRDSHSCSSWRNKIIVIGGEDGHDYYLSDVHILDTDTLIWRELSTSGQLLPPRAGHSTVSFGKNLFVFGGFTDAQNLYNDLYMLDIDTGVWTNVTTATNGPSARFSVAGDCLDPFRSGVLIFIGGCNKSLEALDDMYYLYTGIARESEQRPEKLSLKKQLKLKCLEQNPNPSQNQVLVRYGVGSDVGQTMKVLNYSQQSRLNIPVNQSLPPGKKMFEAKVTENISEGYTIETVIDGKPLRGILFLNKPISLYTDAHTCSRKRTVGEIDSVVSNGIHPNQFKTPKVVKQNQMENREASRGDSSESHEHRTESIAVLMSSNPMTANPSDTHKVSANPEAEAAALNQNDEKHETPKSLIGNLTNDGANDVTSSKGEVQTNDQTNMLISNFEVPRRDKTSDAPNYNTEFLKPAAAESALHLSNQGAVVDSATPQLQRQENAVNQQN; translated from the exons ATGAGGTGGGAAAAGGTTGAGGTGAAGGCGATAGGCACAACAACAGAGGGTGGTGGCGGTGGAGGGCCAGGGAAGAGGTGGGGTCACACCTGCAACGCCGTCAAAGGTGGCAGACTTGTCTATGTCTTCGGTGGTTACGGCAAAGATAACTGCCAGACCAACCAAGTTCATGTCTTCGACACTG TGAAACAGACATGGAGCCAACCTGCTTTAAAAGGCTCCCCACCAACTCCTAGGGACAGCCATACAAGCACAGCCGTTGGtgataatttgtttgtgtttgggggTACAGATGGAATGAACCCTCTCAAGGATTTGCACATATTAGACACTT CTTTGCAAACATGGGTTTCTCCAACCATAAGAGGAGAAGGGCCACCAGCACGTGAGGGTCATAGTGCAGCAGTTGTTGGCAAACGGCTATTCATCTTTGGAGGTTGTGGAAAATCTGCAGATAATAATAATGAGCTCTACTACAATGATCTTTACATATTAAATGCAG AGACATTTGTTTGGAAGTGTGCTACAACATCAGGCACTCCACCATCTCCTCGTGATAGCCACAGTTGTTCATCTTGGAGAAACAAAATTATTGTGATAGGAGGTGAAGATGGGCATGATTATTATTTGTCTGACGTCCATATTCTTGATACTG ATACTCTAATTTGGAGGGAGCTGAGTACATCAGGCCAATTGTTGCCACCTCGAGCTGGTCATTCCACTGTTTCTTTTGGCAAGAACTTGTTTGTTTTTGGTGGATTTACAGATGCCCAAAACCTCTATAATGACCTTTATATGCTCGATATTG ATACTGGTGTTTGGACAAATGTTACAACTGCAACCAATGGTCCTTCTGCTAGATTTTCTGTGGCTGGTGACTGTTTAGACCCTTTTAGGAGTGGTGTTCTTATATTCATCGGTGGTTGTAATAAAAGTCTTGAGGCCCTGGATGATATGTATTACCTATATACAG GGATTGCTCGAGAAAGTGAACAGAGACcagaaaaattatctttaaagaaGCAATTGAAACTGAAATGTCTAGAACAAAATCCCAATCCTAGCCAAAATCAAGTTCTAGTTAGATATGGAGTGGGTTCTGATGTGGGACAGACCATGAAAGTGTTGAATTATAGCCAACAAa GTAGACTAAATATCCCAGTAAACCAATCCCTACCTCCTGGTAAGAAAATGTTTGAAGCCAAGGTTACTGAAAACATCTCAGAAGGATATACTATTGAAACTGTTATTGATGGAAAACCTCTTCGTGGAATTCTGTTTTTAAACAAGCCTATCTCTCTGTACACAGATGCTCATACTTGCAGTAG GAAAAGGACTGTTGGTGAAATTGATAGTGTTGTCTCGAATGGTATACACCCTAACCAATTTAAGACTCCTAAAGTGGTCAAGCAAAATCAAATGGAAAACCGAGAAGCATCTCGTGGAGACAGTTCAGAATCTCATGAACACCGCACTGAATCCATTGCCGTGCTTATGTCAAGTAACCCAATGACTGCCAATCCTTCTGATACCCATAAG GTTTCTGCCAACCCAGAAGCAGAAGCTGCTGCTTTGAATCAAAATGATGAAAAACATGAAACACCCAAATCCTTAATTGGAAACTTGACAAATGATGGAGCGAATGATGTGACAAGTTCTAAAGGTGAGGTGCAAACTAATGATCAAACAAATATGCTAATTTCCAACTTTGAAGTTCCAAGACGCGATAAAACAAGTGATGCTCCAAACTACAACACTGAATTTCTGAAACCTGCTGCAGCTGAGAGTGCTTTGCATCTGTCAAATCAAG GTGCAGTGGTGGATTCCGCAACTCCACAACTCCAACGGCAAGAGAATGCAGTGAATCAGCAAAATTAA
- the LOC100803752 gene encoding RING finger protein B isoform X1 — translation MRWEKVEVKAIGTTTEGGGGGGPGKRWGHTCNAVKGGRLVYVFGGYGKDNCQTNQVHVFDTVKQTWSQPALKGSPPTPRDSHTSTAVGDNLFVFGGTDGMNPLKDLHILDTSLQTWVSPTIRGEGPPAREGHSAAVVGKRLFIFGGCGKSADNNNELYYNDLYILNAETFVWKCATTSGTPPSPRDSHSCSSWRNKIIVIGGEDGHDYYLSDVHILDTDTLIWRELSTSGQLLPPRAGHSTVSFGKNLFVFGGFTDAQNLYNDLYMLDIDTGVWTNVTTATNGPSARFSVAGDCLDPFRSGVLIFIGGCNKSLEALDDMYYLYTGIARESEQRPEKLSLKKQLKLKCLEQNPNPSQNQVLVRYGVGSDVGQTMKVLNYSQQSRLNIPVNQSLPPGKKMFEAKVTENISEGYTIETVIDGKPLRGILFLNKPISLYTDAHTCSRKRTVGEIDSVVSNGIHPNQFKTPKVVKQNQMENREASRGDSSESHEHRTESIAVLMSSNPMTANPSDTHKVSANPEAEAAALNQNDEKHETPKSLIGNLTNDGANDVTSSKGEVQTNDQTNMLISNFEVPRRDKTSDAPNYNTEFLKPAAAESALHLSNQVGAVVDSATPQLQRQENAVNQQN, via the exons ATGAGGTGGGAAAAGGTTGAGGTGAAGGCGATAGGCACAACAACAGAGGGTGGTGGCGGTGGAGGGCCAGGGAAGAGGTGGGGTCACACCTGCAACGCCGTCAAAGGTGGCAGACTTGTCTATGTCTTCGGTGGTTACGGCAAAGATAACTGCCAGACCAACCAAGTTCATGTCTTCGACACTG TGAAACAGACATGGAGCCAACCTGCTTTAAAAGGCTCCCCACCAACTCCTAGGGACAGCCATACAAGCACAGCCGTTGGtgataatttgtttgtgtttgggggTACAGATGGAATGAACCCTCTCAAGGATTTGCACATATTAGACACTT CTTTGCAAACATGGGTTTCTCCAACCATAAGAGGAGAAGGGCCACCAGCACGTGAGGGTCATAGTGCAGCAGTTGTTGGCAAACGGCTATTCATCTTTGGAGGTTGTGGAAAATCTGCAGATAATAATAATGAGCTCTACTACAATGATCTTTACATATTAAATGCAG AGACATTTGTTTGGAAGTGTGCTACAACATCAGGCACTCCACCATCTCCTCGTGATAGCCACAGTTGTTCATCTTGGAGAAACAAAATTATTGTGATAGGAGGTGAAGATGGGCATGATTATTATTTGTCTGACGTCCATATTCTTGATACTG ATACTCTAATTTGGAGGGAGCTGAGTACATCAGGCCAATTGTTGCCACCTCGAGCTGGTCATTCCACTGTTTCTTTTGGCAAGAACTTGTTTGTTTTTGGTGGATTTACAGATGCCCAAAACCTCTATAATGACCTTTATATGCTCGATATTG ATACTGGTGTTTGGACAAATGTTACAACTGCAACCAATGGTCCTTCTGCTAGATTTTCTGTGGCTGGTGACTGTTTAGACCCTTTTAGGAGTGGTGTTCTTATATTCATCGGTGGTTGTAATAAAAGTCTTGAGGCCCTGGATGATATGTATTACCTATATACAG GGATTGCTCGAGAAAGTGAACAGAGACcagaaaaattatctttaaagaaGCAATTGAAACTGAAATGTCTAGAACAAAATCCCAATCCTAGCCAAAATCAAGTTCTAGTTAGATATGGAGTGGGTTCTGATGTGGGACAGACCATGAAAGTGTTGAATTATAGCCAACAAa GTAGACTAAATATCCCAGTAAACCAATCCCTACCTCCTGGTAAGAAAATGTTTGAAGCCAAGGTTACTGAAAACATCTCAGAAGGATATACTATTGAAACTGTTATTGATGGAAAACCTCTTCGTGGAATTCTGTTTTTAAACAAGCCTATCTCTCTGTACACAGATGCTCATACTTGCAGTAG GAAAAGGACTGTTGGTGAAATTGATAGTGTTGTCTCGAATGGTATACACCCTAACCAATTTAAGACTCCTAAAGTGGTCAAGCAAAATCAAATGGAAAACCGAGAAGCATCTCGTGGAGACAGTTCAGAATCTCATGAACACCGCACTGAATCCATTGCCGTGCTTATGTCAAGTAACCCAATGACTGCCAATCCTTCTGATACCCATAAG GTTTCTGCCAACCCAGAAGCAGAAGCTGCTGCTTTGAATCAAAATGATGAAAAACATGAAACACCCAAATCCTTAATTGGAAACTTGACAAATGATGGAGCGAATGATGTGACAAGTTCTAAAGGTGAGGTGCAAACTAATGATCAAACAAATATGCTAATTTCCAACTTTGAAGTTCCAAGACGCGATAAAACAAGTGATGCTCCAAACTACAACACTGAATTTCTGAAACCTGCTGCAGCTGAGAGTGCTTTGCATCTGTCAAATCAAG TAGGTGCAGTGGTGGATTCCGCAACTCCACAACTCCAACGGCAAGAGAATGCAGTGAATCAGCAAAATTAA
- the INFA gene encoding translation initiation factor IF-1, chloroplastic, producing the protein MFTSLHTPILHPRYCHHPTPSCTQFSPLALPPFHRTLSFLAPPPLLPAAPALSAASAAKPDKSGEQKWVHEGLIMESLPNGMFRVRLDNEDLILGYISGKIRKNYVRILPGDRVKVEVTRYDSSKGRIVYRLRSSTPS; encoded by the coding sequence ATGTTCACCTCACTCCACACCCCAATCCTTCACCCCCGTTACTGTCACCACCCTACACCGTCCTGCACCCAATTCTCCCCTCTCGCCCTCCCACCCTTCCACCGCACCCTCTCCTTCCTCGCCCCTCCGCCGCTCCTCCCGGCCGCGCCCGCCCTCTCCGCCGCCTCCGCCGCGAAGCCCGACAAGTCCGGCGAGCAGAAGTGGGTGCACGAGGGTCTCATCATGGAGTCTCTCCCGAACGGCATGTTCCGCGTTCGCCTGGATAACGAGGACTTGATCCTCGGCTACATCTCCGGCAAAATCCGCAAGAACTACGTTCGGATCCTCCCCGGCGACAGAGTCAAGGTCGAGGTCACCCGCTACGACTCCTCCAAAGGACGCATCGTTTATAGGCTCCGCAGCAGCACCCCCTCCTAG
- the LOC102659796 gene encoding RHOMBOID-like protein 12, mitochondrial, producing the protein MIGLYFFGRNDWRAMIASKELALGASGAVNAVMLLDIFLFPKATLYLNFFVPVPAVLLGIFLIGKDMLRILEGNSQISASAHLGGAAVAAIAWAGVRKGRF; encoded by the exons ATGATTGGACTCTACTTCTTTGGAAGGAAC GACTGGAGAGCTATGATTGCGTCAAAGGAATTAGCATTG GGGGCAAGTGGAGCTGTGAATGCAGTTATGCTGCTTGACATATTTCTCTTTCCAAAAGCAACCCTTTACCTTAACTTTTTTGTACCAGTTCCTGCGGTCTTGCTG GGTATCTTTTTGATTGGGAAAGATATGCTGAGGATACTTGAG GGAAACAGTCAAATATCAGCATCTGCACACTTGGGGGGTGCTGCTGTTGCAGCCATAGCTTGGGCAGGTGTTCGGAAAGGAAGATTCTAA